From one Brachypodium distachyon strain Bd21 chromosome 4, Brachypodium_distachyon_v3.0, whole genome shotgun sequence genomic stretch:
- the LOC100841588 gene encoding probable protein S-acyltransferase 1 has translation MMVPSSEAELPTSTQQQPKRLYQAWKGNNIFLCGGRLILGRDAPSLLLTTFLIVGPAIVFCYHMQSKYLRSSVQQEMHRAALLIAIIVTLVDMFFLFMTSARDPGIVPRNTRAPPPEADERHLPTTPSMEWSVGGTPRMRFRRTKDVNVNGFTVKLKFCETCLRYRPPRSSHCSICNNCVQKFDHHCPWVGQCIGLRNYRYFFLFIATSTFLCIFILIFSWLDVYGEMEDKGSSFWKALRKEVYSFVLIIYTSIVVWFVGGLTVLHLYLISTNQTTYENFRYHYDKKDNPYRKSIIKNFVEVFFTKIPPPLNDFRSRVGDGALEDGFYTPYIGLDVTGGTREKIDIEMREKDVNVGGMQIPAVLQNIDYGSFEEGSYDKHRNEDKNSVPFASDWAQQGTEGAGTSVAATAACKEETSEDEAKEISSLSTNSARTSTEGNTTDDEIGHAKENNTPDTNYVKSLKDMS, from the exons ATGATGGTGCCATCGTCGGAGGCTGAGCTGCCGACATcgacgcagcagcagcccaagCGGCTCTACCAGGCGTGGAAGGGGAACAAC ATATTCCTGTGCGGTGGACGGCTCATACTCGGGCGGGACGCGCCCTCCCTGCTGCTCACGACGTTCCTCATCGTCGGCCCCGCCATCGTCTTCTGCTATCATATGCAATCCAAGTACCTCCGCTCCAGCGTGCAACAGGAGATGCACCGGGCTGCGCTGCTGATTGCCATCATCGTGACACTCGTG GACATGTTCTTCCTGTTCATGACATCAGCCAGAGACCCGGGGATAGTGCCAAGGAACAcgagagcgccgccgcctgaggCTGACGAACGGCACCTCCCCACCACACCGTCAATGGAATGGAGCGTCGGGGGCACCCCGCGGATGAGATTCCGTAGGACAAAGGACGTCAATGTCAATGGCTTCACGGTGAAGCTCAAGTTCTGCGAGACCTGCCTAAGGTACCGCCCACCACGATCCTCGCACTGCTCCATCTGCAACAACTGCGTCCAGAAGTTTGACCACCACTGCCCATGGGTTGGCCAGTGCATTGGACTC AGAAACTACCGCTACTTCTTTCTGTTTATAGCCACATCAACATTCCTGTGCATATTCATCTTAATCTTTTCATGGCTGGATGTCTATGGCGAAATGGAAGATAAAGGTAGCTCTTTCTGGAAGGCCTTGCGCAAGGAAGTGTACTCTTTTGTGCTAATCATCTATACTTCCATTGTCGTATGGTTCGTTGGTGGCCTCACAGTATTGCATCTGTATCTTATCAGTACTAATCAG ACAACATATGAAAACTTCAGATACCATTATGACAAGAAGGATAACCCTTACCGAAAGAGCATTATAAAAAACTTTGTTGAAGTGTTCTTTACCAAGATCCCTCCTCCGCTGAATGATTTCCGTTCACGGGTAGGTGATGGTGCATTGGAAGATGGGTTCTACACTCCGTACATTGGGTTGGATGTGACTGGTGGTACAAGGGAAAAGATTGACATAGAGATGAGAGAGAAGGATGTAAACGTCGGGGGTATGCAGATTCCAGCAGTACTTCAGAACATAGACTATGGTTCCTTTGAAGAGGGTTCGTATGACAAGCACAGGAATGAAGACAAAAATTCAGTGCCTTTTGCTTCAGATTGGGCGCAACAAGGAACTGAAGGTGCTGGGACATCTGTAGCAGCTACTGCAGCATGTAAGGAAGAAACTAGCGAGGACGAAGCTAAGGAAATTAGTAGTTTAAGTACAAATTCCGCACGAACATCTACAGAAGGTAACACAACTGACGACGAAATAGGTCACGCTaaagaaaataatactccAGATACAAATTATGTCAAGTCCTTGAAGGACATGAGCTGA
- the LOC100824328 gene encoding uncharacterized protein LOC100824328, producing the protein MAAAAPVYRRVMKAVQKHVGVGADKKHFREFVAAEFRCPTGTEADARARLRLAGDYAYLLTSVQHQKELLFSYNIAVDRSEEMRKTLNKSAASVGLQLPDVYQP; encoded by the exons atggcggccgccgcaccCGTGTACCGGCGGGTGATGAAGGCGGTGCAGAAGCACGTCGGCGTGGGCGCCGACAAGAAGCACTTCCGCGAGTTCGTGGCCGCCGAGTTCCGCTGCCCCACCGGCACGGAGGCCGACGCCAGAGCCAGGCTGCGGCTCGCCGGGGACTACGCCTACCTCCTCACGAGCGTCCAACACCAGAAG GAGCTGCTATTCTCGTACAACATAGCTGTGGACAGATCTGAAGAAATGAGGAAGACATTGAACAAATCTGCTGCCAGTGTAGGCCTTCAGCTTCCAGATGTCTACCAGCCGTGA